Proteins encoded by one window of Lathyrus oleraceus cultivar Zhongwan6 chromosome 1, CAAS_Psat_ZW6_1.0, whole genome shotgun sequence:
- the LOC127098342 gene encoding probable sodium/metabolite cotransporter BASS1, chloroplastic, translated as MQTSIAFSPFPNALIKFRTQPSKPNPISHRTKPSFPITLCNFQPQSPSTPSTLKSPLTRVSNAGPLRCGISSNSENANVGERSLRQWVELTGEVISTAFPLWVTIGCVLGLVRPSSFTWVTPKLSIVGLSVIMLGMGMTLTLDDLRSALSMPKEVFSGFFLQYSVMPLSAFFISKLLNLPSHYAAGLILVGCCPGGTASNIVTYLARGNVALSVVMTAASTLSAVIMTPFLTAKLAGKYVAVDAAGLLMSTLQVVLFPVLAGALLNQYFQPLVKLVSPLMPPLAVATVAILCGNAISQSSSAILMSGRQVILAVCLLHASGFFFGYVLARILGLDMPSSRTISIEVGMQNSVLGVVLAAKHFGDPLTTVPCAVSSVCHSIFGSILAGMWRRSVPPEIKD; from the exons atgcaAACATCAATCGCATTCTCTCCATTTCCAAACGCACTCATCAAATTCAGAACACAACCTTCCAAACCAAACCCTATTTCTCACCGAACCAAACCATCTTTTCCCATTACACTATGCAATTTTCAACCTCAATCACCCTCAACCCCCTCCACATTGAAATCCCCCTTAACCCGCGTCTCCAACGCGGGTCCTCTTCGTTGCGGCATTTCGTCGAACAGCGAGAACGCAAATGTGGGTGAGAGGAGTTTAAGGCAGTGGGTCGAGCTTACTGGTGAGGTGATATCGACGGCGTTTCCTTTGTGGGTTACCATTGGGTGTGTATTGGGTTTGGTGAGACCGAGTTCATTCACTTGGGTTACTCCTAAATTGAGCATTGTGGGTCTTAGTGTAATTATGCTTGGTATGGGTATGACTTTAACTCTTGATGATCTTCGCTCTGCTCTTTCTATGCCTAAAGAAGTCTTCTCTGGTTTTTTCCTTCAATATTCG GTGATGCCATTATCTGCGTTTTTTATAAGCAAACTCTTAAATCTTCCCTCACATTATGCAGCTGGTTTAATATTAGTTGGGTGCTGTCCAGGAG GCACAGCTAGTAATATTGTTACATATCTTGCACG TGGAAATGTGGCGCTTTCCGTTGTAATGACAGCTGCAAGCACTCTATCAGCCGTG ATCATGACTCCTTTTCTGACAGCCAAACTAGCTGGTAAATATGTAGCTGTGGATGCAGCTGGCTTATTAATGTCGACATTGCAG GTCGTGCTTTTTCCTGTATTAGCTGGTGCGCTTCTGAATCAGTATTTCCAACCTCTTGTTAAACTTGTATCTCCATTGATGCCACCCTTGGCCGTTGCAACTGTGGCAATTTTATGTGGAAATGCAATTTCACAGAGTTCTTCTGCAATCCTTATGTCTGGAAGACAGGTAATCTTAGCCGTCTGCCTTCTTCATGCTTCTGGTTTTTTCTTCGGGTACGTTCTTGCAAGGATTCTCGGGCTAGATATGCCATCATCGCGAACCATATCCATTGAAGTTGGCATGCAG AACTCGGTTCTCGGTGTAGTGCTGGCTGCCAAGCACTTTGGAGACCCCCTAACAACGGTACCTTGTGCTGTTTCAAGTGTGTGTCACTCAATCTTTGGTAGCATCTTGGCAGGAATGTGGAGACGTTCTGTGCCTCCTGAGATAAAGGACTGA